A genomic stretch from Acidobacteriota bacterium includes:
- a CDS encoding carboxypeptidase regulatory-like domain-containing protein, whose amino-acid sequence MRHFTHRLAALLLFAFVASAPSPARGQTVPNPDVNRDGIVNQADVAIVQGALGQRVGQPGYIPNADVNGDGVINTVDLTIVRRNLGKTYPVETPTIVATVTPAANANGWHRTSVTVSFACTHATSCPEAIEVTTEGAGQVIERTVQSSAGATATASVTLNVDKTAPRLTIGGQVRARPDETVQFTVEVADLSGPELVEFFEFTTRIGERTSGPFAFDVTVPPDAARDTGRTMFARVRDRAGNVGTATRVLVVDVPDTTPPVVAIEAPAAVVPGGLVPIVVRATDNGALALLELDYEGTPLGSASAPPFEFQFNHAVPPDATENTPLTFSARAVDDAGNEATTEATVVVASIDPTGDGTPLRVTVDPPLSPTFQPTAIITGVLGEGTPRPPASRAFVASIAPLSAEQGQELDVVVTGYATAFEPQESLVTFGPGIEVGAITVQGPTSLSARVRVARDAGVGPRVVVVTTGNQEAALLNAFHVTSGTTRVTGRARNAGGQALANALVCVPGTSLCTTTAADGTFTLLGVPVDLRRVVIQAEGYLETSLRVSLTLEDAEDLGEIELAEVDVPPPPPPPNSPPVPPRLAAALGRGATEILSGPQKMEVVMKMVEDTIIAVGGPEVGVLDAGGHQLNPQVAGDGYWSFRHSGVEATAQRMIAGDAVTLGETLKMLLLSFRYPGPEYVPSMGELLNALQAEVDAVWADPSRPGAALMMVLFNQGRTASAAPPSVRVDTLLNELQQQLLVATFLTFLHRQYVEPFQRAAGEFSPTDRVLAWAGSSGSRSRVSRDIERAFATNVGGRAPAWVGTTPLAQGDAPPAREPSHAWGNVWQLTLEAKSDQVKANLPGVYSELCTQTIRALPGGTPSGPPPPEPSAADQFRTDLYPPQPSCAEVVKLMGVLLRDRVGDVVAADAQFFRFFEREGVPRHLADRARAALHGELVPGSAALRELADGVLESQSLTQARQRAFRENVDATWGAWAEAQAEARKYNLIRHVADAARGYAEDVLSKQQGAVVRAIFQVQADLIIQSLRPRPPVILRAEQVTDPTSGEKIRGVLLSVQRSDNDRGDQHDANTVWSYELWRQNASRGHERIALQRFPGDRKVLRFVDEDPPLGNNGYYVIARRRVGGPIEYAPTTFDTAIAPLLAPFVPSGLSLPGGGFASAGSTSITMSVSFDTLKTVLDPAATILRGLAYQVSDPSEVAIVTVSMRTAPAVVAALAIDPLDRQAYLSLPAPQFEGLMFSLKPTMRVFARSGFKVVPEGVQAGLAVDSLGYVYTNNVSGNAQFGGRIFRYAPYTGARSLAGTMNYYSQLLMRANPTSVQAMAFGPGMFGETLFVADGLNQRITNLKRPEAFAPGEYPERNVSQVWAQSPLFNFENSGLVVRHDTTVFFNQQDNVIKVPPQHRGIWTYTAAPLFQPGTSIFENTSGVAADVYGNLYVSDLTAGTIVMLPQTKVSPLFTGNNISPLERKLFTVMRGLPRPSDVKLRGDLQGLAFFDAESPFREVAFGLSARVLDTGGNPLSGAMVVLPERGKTAIADADGVVVIPDLLDPARSNAIEYTIRHQGEVSSGILGLNRFQHNVVTLTFEPEPPPPGGTPPPLRLRPSPIPPVPPPPIAPTGPVIPVQATATIPAVVPTPGPGVPPPPTEEPDARCPIAQLLEPGHRVVVTTPTIAVRGFVSDPSLGSVGLTANQHRHDVPLSGHDFELDVALEQGLNRLTVVVTGQVLREGQCGQTGVEDEADMAISSPVDVFYAASPESAAEYRAQIGFATAIRGRVLDSVTGTPLVGLPIEIPGTGIGTTTDAFGTFQLNVTLPDFLPAVEHANTIVGGLTAEFSTFVALLRAGEEVAAAQSLARLYTLVEEARFRRAPIAAVSARPVQETLVGLELTLVRLAHYLTQSEEDPPDEDIDRVAAALDRLGHYMNVDAIEVTSSVASDLSIAIRVTP is encoded by the coding sequence ATGAGGCACTTCACCCATCGACTCGCCGCGCTGCTGCTCTTCGCGTTCGTGGCCTCGGCGCCCTCGCCGGCACGCGGGCAGACCGTGCCCAACCCTGACGTCAACCGCGACGGCATCGTCAACCAGGCCGATGTCGCCATCGTGCAGGGCGCCCTGGGCCAGCGAGTCGGTCAGCCCGGCTACATCCCGAACGCCGACGTGAACGGCGATGGCGTCATCAACACCGTCGACCTCACCATCGTCCGGCGCAACCTGGGCAAGACGTATCCCGTCGAGACGCCGACGATTGTCGCCACGGTCACGCCGGCGGCGAACGCGAACGGCTGGCATCGGACCAGCGTGACGGTCTCTTTCGCGTGCACGCACGCCACGAGCTGCCCTGAGGCCATCGAGGTGACGACTGAGGGGGCTGGCCAGGTGATCGAGCGCACCGTGCAGAGCAGCGCCGGCGCGACGGCCACGGCGAGCGTGACGCTCAATGTCGACAAGACGGCGCCGCGGTTGACGATCGGTGGTCAGGTCAGGGCCCGGCCCGACGAGACGGTCCAGTTCACGGTGGAGGTCGCGGACCTGTCGGGGCCCGAGCTCGTGGAGTTCTTCGAGTTCACGACCAGGATCGGCGAGCGCACGTCGGGCCCGTTCGCCTTCGACGTCACGGTGCCGCCGGACGCGGCGCGCGACACGGGGCGCACGATGTTCGCGCGCGTGCGCGACCGTGCCGGCAACGTGGGCACGGCGACGCGTGTGCTCGTCGTCGACGTGCCCGACACGACGCCGCCTGTCGTGGCGATCGAGGCGCCGGCGGCCGTGGTGCCGGGCGGGCTCGTCCCGATCGTCGTGCGGGCCACCGACAACGGCGCACTGGCGCTGCTCGAACTCGACTACGAGGGGACGCCGCTCGGTTCCGCGAGCGCCCCTCCGTTCGAATTCCAGTTCAACCACGCCGTGCCGCCCGACGCGACGGAGAACACGCCGCTGACCTTCTCGGCGCGCGCGGTGGACGATGCCGGCAACGAGGCCACCACCGAAGCGACCGTCGTCGTGGCCTCAATCGATCCCACCGGCGACGGCACGCCGCTGCGCGTCACGGTGGACCCGCCTCTCTCACCGACGTTCCAGCCGACCGCCATCATCACGGGCGTCCTCGGCGAGGGCACACCGCGGCCACCGGCCTCTCGGGCCTTCGTCGCGTCGATCGCGCCGCTCAGCGCCGAGCAGGGCCAGGAGCTCGACGTGGTCGTCACAGGCTACGCGACGGCCTTCGAGCCGCAGGAGAGCCTCGTCACCTTCGGTCCGGGCATCGAGGTGGGCGCCATCACCGTCCAGGGGCCGACCTCGCTCAGCGCGCGCGTGCGCGTGGCCCGCGATGCGGGCGTGGGTCCGCGCGTGGTGGTGGTCACGACCGGTAACCAGGAGGCGGCGCTCCTCAACGCGTTCCACGTGACGAGCGGCACGACGCGAGTCACCGGCCGGGCGCGCAACGCCGGCGGACAGGCCCTCGCCAACGCGCTGGTCTGCGTGCCGGGCACCTCGCTGTGCACGACGACGGCCGCCGACGGCACGTTCACGCTGCTCGGCGTGCCGGTGGACCTGCGGCGTGTCGTGATCCAGGCCGAGGGCTACCTCGAGACGAGCCTGCGGGTGTCGCTCACGTTGGAGGACGCCGAAGACCTCGGCGAGATCGAGCTCGCGGAAGTCGACGTGCCGCCACCGCCCCCACCGCCCAACAGCCCGCCGGTGCCGCCTCGCCTCGCGGCGGCGCTCGGTCGCGGCGCCACCGAGATCCTCTCCGGCCCCCAGAAGATGGAAGTCGTGATGAAGATGGTGGAGGACACCATCATCGCGGTCGGCGGGCCGGAGGTGGGCGTGCTCGACGCCGGGGGCCACCAGCTGAACCCGCAGGTGGCCGGCGACGGCTACTGGAGCTTCCGCCACAGCGGCGTCGAGGCCACGGCGCAGCGGATGATCGCCGGCGACGCGGTCACCCTCGGCGAGACGCTGAAGATGCTGCTGCTGTCGTTCCGGTACCCCGGACCGGAGTACGTCCCGTCGATGGGCGAGCTGCTGAACGCGCTCCAGGCGGAGGTGGACGCGGTCTGGGCCGATCCGTCCCGCCCCGGTGCGGCGCTGATGATGGTGCTCTTCAATCAGGGCAGGACCGCCTCGGCCGCCCCGCCCAGCGTCCGCGTCGACACGCTGCTCAACGAACTGCAGCAGCAGCTGCTCGTCGCCACGTTCCTCACGTTCCTGCACCGCCAGTACGTGGAGCCGTTCCAGCGGGCCGCAGGGGAGTTCTCTCCGACGGACCGCGTGCTGGCGTGGGCGGGCTCCTCCGGGAGCCGGTCGAGGGTGAGCCGCGACATCGAGCGCGCGTTCGCGACGAACGTCGGCGGACGGGCGCCGGCGTGGGTCGGGACCACGCCACTGGCGCAGGGCGACGCCCCGCCGGCCCGCGAGCCGTCCCACGCGTGGGGCAACGTCTGGCAGCTGACGCTCGAGGCCAAGAGCGACCAGGTGAAGGCGAATCTGCCTGGCGTGTACTCGGAGCTCTGCACCCAGACGATCAGGGCGCTGCCCGGCGGAACGCCGAGCGGGCCGCCGCCACCCGAACCGTCGGCGGCCGATCAGTTCAGGACCGACCTGTACCCGCCGCAGCCGAGCTGCGCGGAGGTCGTCAAGCTGATGGGCGTGCTGCTGCGCGATCGCGTGGGCGACGTGGTGGCCGCCGACGCGCAGTTCTTCCGGTTCTTCGAGCGGGAGGGCGTGCCGCGGCACCTGGCCGACCGCGCGCGTGCGGCCCTGCACGGCGAGCTGGTGCCCGGCAGCGCCGCCCTGCGCGAGCTGGCCGACGGCGTGCTCGAGAGCCAGTCGCTCACGCAGGCCCGTCAGCGGGCCTTCCGCGAGAACGTCGACGCCACGTGGGGCGCCTGGGCCGAGGCGCAGGCCGAGGCCCGCAAGTACAACCTGATCCGCCACGTGGCCGACGCGGCCCGCGGCTACGCCGAAGACGTGCTCTCGAAGCAGCAGGGCGCTGTTGTCCGCGCCATCTTCCAGGTGCAGGCCGACCTCATCATCCAGTCGCTCCGCCCGCGCCCCCCGGTCATCCTCCGCGCCGAGCAGGTCACCGACCCCACGAGCGGCGAGAAGATTCGCGGCGTGCTCCTGTCGGTCCAGCGGAGCGACAACGACCGGGGCGACCAGCACGACGCCAACACCGTGTGGTCGTACGAGCTGTGGCGGCAGAACGCCTCGCGCGGCCACGAGCGTATCGCGCTCCAGCGCTTCCCGGGCGATCGGAAGGTCCTCCGTTTCGTCGACGAGGATCCGCCGCTCGGGAACAACGGGTACTACGTGATCGCCCGGCGCCGCGTGGGCGGGCCCATCGAGTACGCTCCGACCACGTTCGACACGGCGATCGCCCCACTGCTTGCACCGTTCGTACCCTCGGGGCTGTCGCTCCCCGGGGGGGGCTTCGCATCGGCCGGCTCGACCTCCATCACGATGTCGGTGTCGTTCGACACGCTCAAGACGGTGCTCGACCCGGCAGCGACGATCCTCAGGGGCCTGGCCTACCAGGTGAGCGACCCGAGCGAGGTCGCTATCGTCACCGTCTCGATGCGCACGGCGCCGGCCGTCGTCGCGGCGCTCGCCATCGACCCGCTCGACCGACAGGCATACCTCTCGTTGCCGGCCCCGCAGTTCGAGGGGCTGATGTTCTCGCTCAAGCCGACCATGCGGGTCTTCGCGCGCTCGGGATTCAAGGTCGTGCCAGAGGGCGTGCAGGCCGGCCTGGCGGTGGACAGCCTGGGGTACGTCTACACGAACAACGTGTCGGGCAACGCGCAGTTCGGGGGCCGCATCTTCCGCTACGCGCCCTACACGGGCGCGCGCTCGCTCGCCGGCACCATGAACTACTACAGCCAGCTGCTGATGCGGGCCAATCCCACGTCGGTGCAGGCGATGGCGTTCGGCCCGGGCATGTTCGGCGAGACGCTGTTCGTCGCCGACGGGCTCAACCAGCGCATCACCAATCTCAAGCGGCCCGAGGCGTTCGCGCCCGGTGAGTATCCGGAGCGCAACGTCTCGCAGGTCTGGGCCCAGAGCCCGCTGTTCAATTTCGAGAACAGCGGGCTGGTCGTGCGCCACGACACGACCGTCTTCTTCAACCAGCAGGACAACGTCATCAAGGTGCCGCCGCAACACCGGGGCATCTGGACCTACACCGCGGCGCCGCTGTTCCAGCCCGGCACGAGCATCTTCGAGAACACGAGCGGCGTGGCGGCCGACGTCTACGGCAACCTCTATGTGTCGGACCTCACGGCCGGTACCATCGTGATGCTGCCGCAGACGAAGGTCTCGCCGCTGTTCACCGGCAACAACATCTCGCCGCTCGAGCGGAAGCTCTTCACGGTAATGCGGGGGCTGCCGCGTCCCTCCGACGTGAAGCTGCGCGGCGATCTCCAGGGGCTCGCCTTCTTCGATGCCGAGAGTCCGTTCCGCGAAGTGGCCTTCGGGCTGTCCGCTCGGGTACTGGACACCGGAGGCAACCCGTTGTCGGGCGCCATGGTGGTGCTGCCCGAACGCGGCAAGACCGCGATTGCCGACGCCGACGGCGTGGTGGTCATCCCGGACCTGCTCGACCCCGCACGGTCGAACGCCATCGAGTACACCATTCGCCACCAGGGCGAGGTGTCGAGCGGCATCCTCGGGCTCAACCGCTTCCAGCACAACGTCGTCACACTCACCTTCGAGCCGGAGCCGCCGCCGCCCGGGGGAACGCCGCCACCGCTGCGATTGCGCCCCTCGCCGATCCCGCCGGTGCCGCCGCCGCCGATCGCGCCGACCGGACCCGTGATCCCGGTGCAGGCGACGGCCACGATCCCCGCGGTCGTCCCGACGCCGGGTCCCGGTGTGCCGCCGCCGCCGACCGAGGAGCCGGACGCTCGGTGCCCGATCGCGCAGCTCCTCGAGCCGGGCCACCGCGTGGTGGTGACGACGCCCACGATCGCGGTTCGCGGCTTCGTGTCCGATCCCTCGCTCGGCAGCGTGGGGCTCACGGCCAACCAGCACCGGCACGACGTCCCGTTGTCGGGTCACGACTTCGAGCTGGACGTCGCGCTCGAGCAGGGGCTGAACCGCCTCACGGTGGTCGTCACCGGGCAGGTACTTCGGGAGGGGCAGTGCGGCCAGACCGGCGTCGAGGACGAGGCCGACATGGCCATCTCCTCGCCGGTGGACGTGTTCTACGCGGCGAGCCCGGAGAGCGCGGCCGAGTACCGGGCGCAGATCGGCTTCGCCACCGCGATTCGCGGTCGCGTGCTCGACAGCGTGACGGGGACGCCGCTCGTCGGCCTTCCCATCGAGATCCCCGGCACGGGGATCGGCACGACGACCGACGCGTTCGGCACGTTCCAGTTGAACGTCACGCTGCCCGACTTCCTGCCGGCCGTCGAGCACGCCAACACGATCGTCGGTGGGCTCACGGCCGAGTTCTCGACCTTCGTGGCGCTCCTGCGCGCCGGCGAGGAGGTCGCCGCCGCGCAGTCGCTCGCCCGCCTCTACACGCTCGTGGAGGAGGCGCGCTTCCGGCGCGCGCCGATCGCGGCCGTGAGCGCGAGACCCGTCCAGGAGACCCTCGTCGGGCTCGAGCTCACACTCGTCCGGCTCGCGCACTACCTCACACAGTCGGAGGAGGATCCGCCCGACGAGGACATCGACCGCGTGGCCGCGGCGCTCGACCGGCTCGGCCACTACATGAACGTCGACGCCATCGAGGTCACGAGCAGCGTCGCATCGGACCTCTCCATCGCCATCAGGGTGACGCCATGA
- a CDS encoding PEP-CTERM sorting domain-containing protein (PEP-CTERM proteins occur, often in large numbers, in the proteomes of bacteria that also encode an exosortase, a predicted intramembrane cysteine proteinase. The presence of a PEP-CTERM domain at a protein's C-terminus predicts cleavage within the sorting domain, followed by covalent anchoring to some some component of the (usually Gram-negative) cell surface. Many PEP-CTERM proteins exhibit an unusual sequence composition that includes large numbers of potential glycosylation sites. Expression of one such protein has been shown restore the ability of a bacterium to form floc, a type of biofilm.) — MTIHPSLRSSHRLVGAMLVAACGLLGPARGEAAAILSLSADTTVSGFVTLHVDGELTDNDPANLVMFDLLFEWSGPFTFVSAELGSWLTAEAAAAQTAAEAACAAGADCLDPLPPFADFLDLDTGGGTWSFAGFLNALFDSTTNLPIVTPRATGSGRLFSALFSYDPATGANGLFGVSGFGLQELEELDEWGFFPLVDFDFVPASLSLSIAAPGGGGTDPDPAPVPEPGVLVLVALGIGLSAHGRFRRLR, encoded by the coding sequence ATGACCATCCATCCGTCCTTGCGTTCATCGCACCGCCTTGTCGGGGCCATGCTCGTCGCGGCCTGCGGCCTGCTGGGGCCCGCCCGTGGTGAGGCCGCGGCCATCCTGTCGCTCAGCGCAGACACGACCGTGTCGGGGTTCGTCACCCTGCACGTCGACGGCGAGTTGACCGACAACGACCCCGCGAACCTCGTCATGTTCGACCTGCTCTTCGAGTGGAGCGGCCCGTTCACGTTCGTCAGCGCCGAACTCGGGAGTTGGCTCACGGCCGAAGCCGCGGCGGCGCAGACGGCGGCAGAGGCGGCGTGCGCGGCCGGCGCCGACTGCCTCGATCCGCTGCCTCCGTTTGCCGACTTCCTCGATCTGGACACCGGCGGTGGCACGTGGTCGTTTGCCGGCTTCCTCAATGCGCTCTTCGACAGCACGACCAACCTTCCGATCGTCACCCCGCGCGCGACCGGGTCCGGTCGATTGTTCTCGGCGCTCTTCAGCTACGACCCGGCGACTGGCGCGAACGGACTGTTCGGCGTGAGTGGCTTTGGCCTGCAGGAGCTGGAGGAGCTCGACGAGTGGGGCTTCTTCCCGCTCGTCGACTTCGACTTCGTGCCCGCGAGTCTTTCACTGTCGATTGCGGCGCCTGGTGGCGGCGGCACGGACCCCGATCCGGCGCCGGTGCCCGAACCGGGTGTGCTCGTGCTCGTGGCGTTGGGAATCGGCCTGAGCGCACACGGGCGATTCCGCCGACTTCGATAG
- a CDS encoding helix-turn-helix domain-containing protein — protein sequence MVRARIVLLAGAGLDDRAIAREVRVSTRTVRLWCRRFADGGLEAIARDKPGRGRKPRPNPALEARFRALLATTPSRTSRWTTRSLAVALGVSHSTVHRLWRREPGRPVAACSMASDGDPQAIHETEARRASRPALAGALPSFTSDRES from the coding sequence GTGGTGCGTGCCCGCATCGTCCTGCTGGCGGGGGCCGGCCTGGACGATCGCGCGATCGCACGCGAGGTGCGCGTGTCGACGAGGACCGTCCGCCTGTGGTGCCGCCGCTTCGCCGACGGGGGGCTCGAGGCCATCGCTCGCGACAAGCCCGGTCGCGGGCGCAAGCCTCGGCCGAACCCGGCCCTCGAAGCGAGGTTCCGGGCCCTGCTGGCCACGACGCCGAGCCGGACCTCGCGATGGACCACCCGCTCGCTGGCCGTGGCGCTCGGCGTGAGCCACAGCACCGTCCATCGCCTCTGGAGGCGCGAGCCGGGTCGGCCCGTCGCGGCGTGTTCGATGGCGAGCGACGGCGACCCGCAGGCAATTCACGAGACGGAGGCGCGGCGCGCCTCGCGCCCCGCGCTGGCAGGGGCCTTGCCTTCCTTCACCTCAGATCGGGAGTCCTGA
- a CDS encoding sigma-70 family RNA polymerase sigma factor, whose product MNERREPARGDVTRLLTDAASGDELAAASLFAIVYDDLRRVAAAALRRERSDHTLQPTALVHEAYLRLAEAPDDGWHNRHHFLATAARAMRRILVDHARSRKAHKRGRGQARVPLDEVDVASPVVDADLDLVALDEALARLAALDLRQARIVELRFFGGLTVEETAAIVDVSTRTVKREWQVARVWLKREMSRLTPDD is encoded by the coding sequence ATGAACGAGCGGCGCGAGCCGGCTCGGGGCGACGTCACCCGGCTGCTGACCGACGCCGCGTCGGGCGATGAACTGGCTGCGGCCTCACTGTTCGCGATCGTGTACGACGACCTGCGCCGCGTCGCGGCGGCCGCGCTCCGTCGGGAGCGCTCCGACCACACGCTTCAGCCGACCGCGCTCGTCCACGAGGCGTACCTCCGGCTCGCAGAGGCGCCAGATGACGGGTGGCACAACCGCCACCATTTCCTGGCGACCGCGGCGCGGGCCATGCGCCGGATCCTCGTCGACCACGCCCGGAGCCGCAAGGCGCACAAACGTGGCCGCGGGCAGGCGCGCGTGCCGCTCGACGAGGTCGACGTGGCCTCGCCGGTCGTCGATGCCGACCTCGACCTCGTCGCACTCGACGAAGCGCTCGCCCGGCTCGCCGCGCTCGACCTCCGCCAGGCACGCATCGTCGAGTTGCGGTTCTTCGGCGGCCTGACCGTCGAGGAGACGGCCGCCATCGTCGACGTCTCGACGAGGACGGTGAAGCGCGAGTGGCAAGTGGCGCGCGTGTGGCTCAAGCGCGAGATGTCGCGCCTGACGCCCGACGACTGA